The Nitrogeniibacter aestuarii genome has a window encoding:
- a CDS encoding PEP-CTERM sorting domain-containing protein, with the protein MTIRSARRFRLAPAAAAIGLAFSCAPALAINVTAINSGDWISPTTWDQGAEPGSLDSASLAFFTLTLDVDRDIAGFFHTSGTLTGTGNLIVTGDSTWTSGTQSGTGSTTYTGLLNLEDGTSTISGRAVSASNTRWNAGHLNLTGGATFNNNGTFDNVTSTNFVVFANAGSAFNNTGTYNKSGGATNQIQALFNNTGTVNVDAGVLQLSGGGTHTGSFNIASGAELAFYGGTHNLDAGTAVSGSGGLRAYNGTINVNAGASLADNTALTINFATVNLATDEQIATLDQTGGTLTGTGNLIVTGDSTWTSGTQSGTGSTTYTGLLNLEDGTSTISGRAVSASNTRWNAGHLNLTGGATFNNNGTFDNVTSTNFVVFANAGSAFNNTGTFNKSGGATNQIQALFNNTGTVNVDAGVLQLSGGGTHTGSFNIASGAELAFYGGTHNLDAGTAVSGSGGLRAYNGTINVNAGASLADNTALTINFATLNLATDEQIATLDQTGGALTGTGNLIVTGDSTWTSGTQSGTGSTTYTGLLNLEDGTSTISGRAVSASNTRWNAGHLNLTGGATFNNNGTFDNVTSTNFVVFANAGSAFNNTGTYNKSGGATNQIQALFNNTGTVNVDAGVLQLSGGGTHTGSFNIASGAELAFYGGTHNLDAGTAVSGSGGLRAYNGTINVNAGASLADNTALTINFATLNLATDEQIATLDQTGGALTGTGNLIVTGDSTWTSGTQSGTGSTTYTGLLNLEDGTSTLNGRAVSASNTRWNAGHLNLTGGATFNNTGTFDNATSANFTVFGNAGTAFNNVGTYTKSGASVSSVNTTFTNSGLIDIQSGILQINTPFENTGTIQIASTAILVGNTSDFRNEGVLTGSGHVDAPQAAGFVNQGVIAPGSGIGTMSFGGDLHLGTDSVLEIQLTDAASFDQIAIDGDISIGGLLALENLGYSPTVGDSFVIATFDAQTTPGSFSDITWSGFGAGVTFFATYNADHIILNVAAVPEPAEYLMMLAGLGVIGAVSRRRQRR; encoded by the coding sequence GCTTTCGCCTGGCGCCTGCCGCCGCTGCCATCGGGCTCGCGTTCTCCTGCGCACCCGCACTGGCGATCAATGTCACTGCGATCAACTCCGGCGACTGGATCAGCCCAACCACGTGGGATCAGGGTGCTGAACCCGGCTCCCTTGACAGCGCCAGCCTGGCGTTCTTTACACTGACGCTCGATGTGGACCGTGACATCGCCGGGTTTTTCCACACCAGCGGCACGCTGACCGGCACCGGCAACCTCATCGTCACCGGCGACTCGACCTGGACCAGCGGCACCCAGAGCGGCACCGGCTCGACCACCTACACCGGGCTGCTCAATCTCGAAGACGGCACCAGCACCATCAGCGGCCGTGCCGTCTCGGCCAGCAACACGCGCTGGAATGCCGGGCATCTGAACCTAACCGGTGGGGCCACCTTCAACAACAACGGTACTTTCGACAACGTCACCAGCACCAACTTCGTCGTCTTTGCCAACGCCGGCTCCGCGTTCAACAACACCGGCACCTACAACAAGTCCGGCGGGGCGACCAACCAGATTCAGGCGCTCTTCAACAACACCGGCACCGTCAACGTCGACGCCGGGGTGCTCCAGCTGAGCGGGGGCGGCACCCACACCGGCAGCTTCAACATCGCCTCGGGCGCCGAACTGGCCTTCTACGGTGGCACCCACAATCTGGATGCCGGCACCGCCGTCAGCGGCTCTGGCGGGCTGCGTGCCTACAACGGCACCATCAACGTCAATGCCGGCGCCAGTCTGGCCGACAACACCGCGCTGACCATCAACTTCGCCACCGTGAATCTGGCCACCGATGAGCAGATCGCCACGCTCGATCAGACCGGCGGCACGCTGACCGGCACCGGCAACCTCATCGTCACCGGCGACTCGACCTGGACCAGCGGCACCCAGAGCGGCACCGGCTCGACCACCTACACCGGGCTGCTCAATCTCGAAGACGGCACCAGCACCATCAGCGGCCGTGCCGTCTCGGCCAGCAACACGCGCTGGAATGCCGGGCATCTGAACCTAACCGGTGGGGCCACCTTCAACAACAACGGTACTTTCGACAACGTCACCAGCACCAACTTCGTCGTCTTTGCCAACGCCGGCTCCGCGTTCAACAACACCGGCACCTTCAACAAGTCCGGCGGGGCGACCAACCAGATTCAGGCACTCTTCAACAACACCGGCACCGTCAACGTCGACGCCGGGGTGCTCCAGCTGAGCGGGGGCGGCACCCACACCGGCAGCTTCAACATCGCCTCGGGCGCCGAACTGGCCTTCTACGGTGGCACCCACAATCTGGATGCCGGCACCGCCGTCAGCGGCTCTGGCGGGCTGCGTGCCTACAACGGCACCATCAACGTCAATGCCGGCGCCAGTCTGGCCGACAACACCGCGCTGACCATCAACTTCGCCACCCTGAATCTGGCCACTGATGAGCAGATCGCCACGCTCGATCAGACCGGCGGCGCGCTGACCGGCACCGGCAACCTCATCGTCACCGGCGACTCGACCTGGACCAGCGGCACCCAGAGCGGCACCGGCTCGACCACCTACACCGGGCTGCTCAACCTCGAAGACGGCACCAGCACCATCAGCGGCCGTGCCGTCTCGGCCAGCAACACGCGCTGGAATGCCGGGCATCTGAACCTGACCGGTGGGGCCACCTTCAACAACAACGGTACTTTCGACAACGTCACCAGCACCAACTTCGTCGTCTTTGCCAACGCCGGCTCCGCGTTCAACAACACCGGCACCTACAACAAGTCCGGCGGGGCGACCAACCAGATTCAGGCGCTCTTCAACAACACCGGCACCGTCAACGTCGACGCCGGGGTGCTCCAGCTGAGCGGGGGCGGTACCCACACCGGCAGCTTCAACATCGCCTCGGGCGCCGAACTGGCCTTCTACGGTGGCACCCACAATCTGGATGCCGGCACCGCCGTCAGCGGCTCTGGCGGGCTGCGTGCCTACAACGGCACCATCAACGTCAATGCCGGCGCCAGTCTGGCCGACAACACCGCGCTGACCATCAACTTCGCCACCCTGAATCTGGCCACTGATGAGCAGATCGCCACGCTCGATCAGACCGGCGGCGCGCTGACCGGCACCGGCAACCTCATCGTCACCGGCGACTCGACCTGGACCAGCGGCACTCAGAGCGGCACCGGCTCGACCACCTACACCGGGCTGCTCAATCTCGAAGACGGCACCAGCACCCTCAATGGCCGCGCCGTCTCGGCCAGCAACACGCGCTGGAATGCCGGGCATCTGAACCTGACCGGTGGGGCCACCTTCAACAACACCGGCACTTTCGACAACGCCACCAGCGCCAACTTCACGGTGTTCGGTAACGCCGGGACCGCGTTCAACAACGTCGGCACCTACACCAAGAGCGGCGCATCGGTCTCCAGCGTCAATACGACGTTCACCAACAGCGGCCTGATCGACATCCAGTCCGGGATATTGCAGATCAACACCCCCTTCGAGAACACCGGCACCATTCAGATCGCCAGTACCGCCATCCTGGTCGGGAATACCAGTGATTTCCGCAACGAAGGCGTGCTGACCGGGTCCGGGCACGTTGATGCCCCCCAAGCCGCAGGGTTCGTCAATCAGGGCGTGATCGCGCCGGGAAGCGGCATCGGCACAATGTCCTTCGGCGGAGACCTGCATCTGGGGACCGACAGCGTGCTGGAGATTCAACTGACCGATGCGGCCAGCTTCGACCAGATCGCCATCGATGGCGACATCAGCATCGGCGGCTTGCTTGCCCTCGAGAATCTCGGCTATAGCCCGACGGTGGGCGACAGCTTCGTGATCGCGACCTTCGATGCACAGACCACGCCGGGGTCCTTCTCGGACATCACCTGGAGTGGCTTTGGCGCGGGTGTCACGTTCTTTGCCACCTACAACGCCGACCACATCATCCTGAACGTGGCCGCGGTGCCCGAGCCCGCGGAATACCTGATGATGCTCGCCGGCCTTGGCGTCATTGGTGCCGTTTCCCGGCGACGCCAGAGACGCTGA
- the mtnA gene encoding S-methyl-5-thioribose-1-phosphate isomerase has protein sequence MTPTRPITWFDDHALILDQTRLPHATHMLTLRTLEAAAEAIRDMQIRGAPLIGATAACGVALALRDDGSDSRLESALALLAATRPTAVNLHWALERMARRLRPLPVSDRHAAAVAESHAIIEEDIDTNCRIGQHGLDILRAIAERKHGRVRVMTHCNAGWLATADHGTALSPIYAAHAEGMDVSVWVSETRPRNQGLLTAWELRARGVPHTLIADNAAGLLLMRGEVDVVITGADRVAANGDTANKIGTYLKALAAHDNAVPFYIAAPVSTIDFACPGGEHIPIEDRHGDEVRCIAGLTRDGQSAEVRIAPSETAVANPAFDVTPARLITGIITEHGICTPAQVRALGGT, from the coding sequence ATGACACCCACACGCCCGATCACCTGGTTCGATGATCACGCCCTCATTCTCGACCAGACCCGACTGCCCCACGCAACCCACATGCTGACGCTACGCACGCTGGAGGCCGCGGCCGAGGCGATTCGCGACATGCAGATCCGTGGCGCGCCATTGATCGGCGCCACCGCGGCTTGCGGCGTCGCCCTGGCCTTGCGAGACGACGGATCGGACAGCCGCCTCGAATCCGCCCTGGCCCTCCTGGCCGCAACGCGGCCGACTGCGGTCAACCTGCATTGGGCGCTCGAACGCATGGCACGGCGTCTTCGTCCGCTACCGGTGTCTGACCGACATGCGGCGGCGGTTGCCGAAAGCCACGCCATCATCGAAGAAGACATCGACACCAATTGCCGCATCGGCCAACACGGGCTGGACATCCTTCGCGCGATTGCAGAACGCAAGCATGGCCGGGTGCGCGTCATGACCCACTGCAACGCCGGCTGGCTGGCAACGGCCGACCATGGCACCGCCTTGTCGCCCATCTATGCGGCCCACGCCGAGGGCATGGACGTGTCGGTCTGGGTCAGCGAAACACGTCCGCGCAATCAGGGGCTACTCACCGCCTGGGAGCTGCGCGCGCGGGGTGTCCCGCACACACTGATTGCCGACAACGCAGCCGGCCTGCTGCTGATGCGCGGCGAGGTGGATGTGGTCATCACGGGGGCCGATCGCGTTGCCGCCAATGGCGACACGGCCAACAAGATCGGCACCTACCTCAAGGCGCTGGCGGCCCACGACAACGCCGTGCCCTTCTATATTGCCGCGCCGGTATCGACCATCGACTTTGCCTGCCCCGGCGGCGAGCACATTCCGATCGAGGATCGCCATGGCGACGAAGTCCGTTGCATCGCCGGACTGACCCGAGACGGCCAATCCGCCGAAGTGCGCATTGCGCCGAGCGAAACGGCCGTGGCCAACCCTGCGTTCGACGTCACGCCAGCACGTCTGATCACCGGCATCATCACCGAGCACGGCATCTGCACGCCCGCGCAGGTCAGGGCACTCGGAGGGACATGA